A genome region from Streptomyces antimycoticus includes the following:
- a CDS encoding DUF3105 domain-containing protein, translating into MGSKGSKTKGTAADRRAKIEELRRAEKARERRFRAITITSVAVIVAGLAVGGYFLVDASNKKDEKEAKVTSAVVKTGEFKGMKTWKNLGRTHVQGTVKYAMSPPVGGNHNQVWQNCNGDVYTKPLAKENAVHALEHGAVWVTYTDKASKEDIATLSERVKKTPYSMISPYQEQDAPIVLNAWGNQLDIRHASDPRVAAFFKKFVQGKQTPEPGAYCTNGKTS; encoded by the coding sequence ATGGGCTCCAAGGGATCGAAGACGAAGGGCACCGCGGCCGACCGCCGCGCGAAGATAGAGGAACTGCGCCGCGCGGAGAAGGCTCGCGAGCGCAGGTTCCGGGCCATCACCATCACCTCCGTCGCGGTGATCGTCGCCGGGCTCGCCGTCGGGGGCTACTTCCTCGTCGACGCGAGCAACAAGAAGGACGAGAAGGAGGCCAAGGTCACCTCCGCGGTCGTGAAGACCGGCGAGTTCAAGGGCATGAAGACCTGGAAGAACCTGGGCCGGACGCATGTCCAGGGCACGGTGAAGTACGCGATGTCGCCGCCGGTCGGCGGAAACCACAACCAGGTCTGGCAGAACTGCAACGGCGACGTCTACACCAAGCCGCTGGCGAAGGAGAACGCGGTGCACGCGCTGGAGCACGGCGCGGTGTGGGTGACGTACACCGACAAGGCGTCGAAGGAGGACATCGCCACCCTCTCGGAGCGGGTGAAGAAGACCCCCTACTCGATGATCAGCCCCTACCAGGAGCAGGACGCGCCCATCGTCCTCAACGCCTGGGGCAACCAGCTGGACATCCGACACGCGTCGGACCCGCGGGTGGCCGCCTTCTTCAAGAAGTTCGTCCAGGGCAAGCAGACGCCCGAGCCCGGCGCCTACTGCACCAACGGAAAGACCTCGTGA
- a CDS encoding DUF305 domain-containing protein, whose amino-acid sequence MSDGTAIGRAARQPLVAGIAAALALLTLVAVAVLWLTSDRSEGTTDTGTPKDTSAEAGFARDMSVHHQQAVEMSFIVRDRTGDDEVRRLAFDIASTQATQSGMLQGWLDMWGLGKTSEDPPMTWMKNGMDGMEGMDHGSMKGTDGGGAYKPHDGSLMPGMATNTQLDELRKAKGKAAEVLYLKLMTAHHKGGVEMAKGAVELVKDPTEKHLATTMVQGQQSEIQLMADMLKARGASS is encoded by the coding sequence GTGAGCGACGGGACCGCCATCGGCCGCGCCGCACGCCAGCCGCTGGTGGCGGGGATCGCCGCCGCCCTCGCGCTGCTGACGCTGGTGGCGGTGGCCGTGCTGTGGCTGACGAGCGACCGCTCGGAGGGCACGACCGACACGGGTACGCCGAAGGACACCTCCGCCGAGGCCGGTTTCGCCCGCGACATGTCCGTCCACCACCAGCAGGCGGTGGAGATGTCGTTCATCGTGCGCGACCGCACCGGCGACGACGAGGTGCGGCGGCTGGCGTTCGACATCGCCAGCACGCAGGCCACCCAGAGCGGCATGCTGCAGGGCTGGCTGGACATGTGGGGGCTGGGCAAGACGTCCGAGGACCCGCCCATGACGTGGATGAAGAACGGCATGGACGGTATGGAGGGCATGGACCACGGCTCGATGAAGGGCACGGACGGCGGCGGCGCGTACAAGCCGCACGACGGCTCGCTCATGCCGGGCATGGCCACCAACACCCAGCTCGACGAGTTGCGCAAGGCCAAGGGCAAGGCGGCCGAGGTGCTCTACCTGAAGCTGATGACCGCCCATCACAAGGGCGGCGTCGAGATGGCGAAGGGCGCGGTCGAACTGGTCAAGGACCCGACCGAGAAGCATCTGGCCACGACCATGGTCCAGGGCCAGCAGTCGGAGATCCAGCTGATGGCCGACATGCTCAAGGCACGCGGCGCGTCCTCCTGA
- a CDS encoding TetR-like C-terminal domain-containing protein, whose product MLAAAYEELDRDSFAALTLDRLARRSGVHVSTIRRRWRTVEGVVVELLAERGSTLPTPDTGDFRRDLTQLTQAIADFNNALRNRNVLQGLLAAAAHDPRVEEIVRAAFVRRIEEVTLIARQAVERGEIPEDTDPREVIAALAAPLYYRVLILRGSIDERLVHTTVETTYQAARSGVFVHKGDREG is encoded by the coding sequence GTGTTGGCGGCCGCTTACGAGGAGCTCGACCGCGATTCGTTCGCCGCGCTCACCCTGGACCGGCTCGCCCGGCGGTCGGGGGTGCATGTGTCGACCATCCGGCGGCGCTGGCGCACGGTGGAGGGCGTCGTCGTCGAGCTGCTGGCCGAGCGCGGCTCGACGCTGCCGACCCCGGACACCGGTGACTTCCGGCGGGACCTGACGCAACTCACGCAGGCCATCGCGGACTTCAACAACGCGCTGCGCAACCGCAACGTACTCCAGGGGCTGCTCGCGGCCGCCGCGCACGATCCCCGGGTCGAGGAGATCGTCCGCGCCGCGTTCGTGCGGCGGATCGAGGAGGTGACCCTGATCGCGCGGCAGGCGGTCGAGCGGGGGGAGATCCCCGAGGACACCGATCCGCGGGAGGTCATCGCCGCGCTGGCGGCGCCCCTCTACTACCGAGTGCTCATTCTGCGCGGGTCCATCGACGAGCGGCTGGTGCACACCACCGTCGAGACGACGTATCAGGCGGCCCGCTCCGGGGTGTTCGTACACAAGGGGGATCGCGAGGGGTGA